In one window of Lacticaseibacillus casei DSM 20011 = JCM 1134 = ATCC 393 DNA:
- the wzx gene encoding O-unit flippase-like protein, whose amino-acid sequence MPNRFEVTRKSIVWSYAGTIFSMASNFLLLPIIFHFLNPQEIGYWYLILSINGLIALFDFGFDPAFARNIAYIWSGAKTLKSRGVDKEHDHTVVNYHLLASTIHAARAIYMILAIVAVVLVGIFGTIYMNAFVFSKLPAAEYKWTWLVFCFSLFLNLYFGYFSALLRGSGKIDSVNKAQVFSRSLQILLTLGGFLVYPSILSPVIGLVMYGIIFRTICSHFYWQDDEVRAHRKELKSPMNWHEIKEIFLFIWPNTWRDGLVSMSNYVTSQGMSLMAGAFLPLSVTGVYSVGVQFASAIGTASSAINGAYNPILQSNFVKQDFDSIREKTSKAVAAYVWLFGIASVGTLLVIFPLLKLIKPESVPTLQVFLPLILYYFLYQQHSVHASYIANANIIPYTKAFLISAGVNLVGLWLGLKLTGGNIYFLLFFPILVQGLYNNWRWPTYYYKMIDSTLLASIKRGTIAWGKTFANFFKSGSNV is encoded by the coding sequence TTGCCAAATCGGTTTGAAGTGACCAGAAAAAGTATTGTATGGAGTTATGCGGGGACCATTTTTTCGATGGCAAGCAATTTTCTCCTACTGCCGATCATCTTTCATTTCCTTAATCCTCAAGAGATTGGCTATTGGTATTTAATTTTAAGTATCAACGGTCTCATCGCGTTGTTTGATTTTGGATTTGACCCAGCATTTGCCCGCAACATTGCGTATATTTGGTCTGGTGCGAAAACATTAAAATCGCGCGGAGTTGATAAGGAACATGATCACACAGTTGTGAACTACCACTTGCTGGCTTCGACAATTCACGCTGCCAGGGCTATTTACATGATTCTTGCGATTGTTGCTGTTGTCTTAGTCGGCATCTTCGGCACGATCTACATGAACGCTTTTGTGTTCAGTAAATTACCTGCCGCCGAATATAAGTGGACTTGGCTGGTTTTCTGTTTCTCGCTTTTCCTTAATTTGTATTTTGGCTACTTTTCGGCATTGCTCCGCGGCTCCGGCAAAATCGACTCAGTCAACAAAGCGCAGGTATTTTCCCGTTCATTACAGATTCTGCTGACGCTTGGTGGCTTCCTAGTCTACCCGTCGATTTTGTCGCCGGTCATCGGCTTGGTTATGTATGGCATTATTTTTCGAACGATCTGCAGTCATTTTTACTGGCAGGATGATGAGGTGCGGGCTCATCGCAAAGAGCTTAAATCGCCAATGAACTGGCACGAAATTAAAGAAATCTTTCTGTTCATTTGGCCGAACACTTGGCGCGACGGCTTGGTCAGCATGTCGAATTATGTCACCTCCCAAGGTATGTCACTAATGGCAGGTGCGTTCTTGCCGCTGTCGGTGACAGGTGTTTATTCGGTCGGCGTCCAGTTTGCTTCGGCTATCGGAACAGCTTCTTCAGCAATCAACGGGGCATATAATCCGATTTTGCAATCAAACTTTGTTAAGCAGGATTTTGATTCGATCCGAGAGAAAACATCGAAAGCGGTCGCTGCTTATGTTTGGCTTTTTGGCATTGCCTCTGTTGGAACCTTGTTAGTGATCTTCCCGCTACTGAAGTTGATAAAGCCTGAATCAGTTCCGACGTTACAGGTGTTTTTGCCGTTAATCCTTTACTATTTTCTTTACCAGCAACACTCAGTGCATGCATCATATATTGCTAATGCCAATATTATTCCGTACACAAAAGCATTTCTCATCTCGGCTGGTGTTAACTTAGTCGGGTTATGGCTCGGTCTCAAGCTGACCGGCGGGAATATTTATTTCCTGCTTTTCTTCCCGATTCTGGTTCAGGGGCTGTACAACAACTGGCGATGGCCAACATATTACTATAAGATGATTGATAGTACGCTATTGGCCTCCATCAAACGAGGTACGATTGCGTGGGGAAAAACCTTTGCAAATTTCTTTAAATCCGGTTCAAACGTATGA
- a CDS encoding CpsD/CapB family tyrosine-protein kinase: MTNELAHQFVSDTSVSSQEFRTLRNNLSLQTSRHDVSVLLITSATAGEGKSYVTANLAASFAVEGKRTLLVEGNLHRPILAAVFDLQPNKGLSSLIGADAASVKAYDLIIETKIQKLTVAPAGESLADPATLLAGSAFKAFLDQVKDKFDVVLIDGPAMADASEAGLIAELANGVVVVAKADGPSKRDVAQTIAQVRQLPAALIGTVLNQA, translated from the coding sequence ATGACAAACGAACTTGCACATCAATTTGTTAGTGATACATCCGTTTCTAGTCAGGAGTTTCGGACGCTTAGAAACAACCTGTCATTACAGACGAGTCGTCACGATGTCTCTGTTTTGCTGATCACCTCTGCCACTGCTGGTGAAGGTAAGTCCTATGTTACGGCGAATCTTGCTGCTAGTTTTGCAGTGGAAGGGAAGCGGACGTTGCTGGTTGAAGGTAATCTGCATCGCCCAATTTTGGCAGCGGTTTTTGATCTTCAGCCTAATAAAGGTCTTTCATCCTTGATAGGCGCAGACGCCGCATCAGTTAAAGCTTATGATTTGATTATAGAAACCAAGATTCAAAAGTTAACGGTTGCACCTGCAGGCGAATCCCTTGCCGATCCGGCAACGTTGTTGGCTGGTTCAGCATTCAAAGCATTCCTTGATCAAGTTAAAGATAAATTTGATGTCGTCTTGATTGATGGGCCGGCGATGGCAGACGCGAGTGAAGCAGGACTTATTGCGGAACTTGCTAATGGCGTCGTAGTTGTTGCGAAGGCTGATGGGCCATCGAAGCGTGATGTCGCGCAAACGATCGCACAGGTTCGACAACTACCGGCAGCCTTAATCGGGACTGTGTTGAATCAGGCCTAG
- a CDS encoding glycosyltransferase, producing the protein MKILFVSTGHVDDDSRLLKESAALQAAGHDVTILGWREDPHGRMTTDTFEFDGQRLKAIFTGIKLSYSFKYFKVYAFMRFEAFLYRWLRKHLREYDAVQACNVHTGYVTAKVVAKTKTKFVYDIFDYAPDTRNYPGWYRKMVVHWENVAMATADWTLICSEDRRRQIEPAKPKNLAVIYNSPLDSPIAADAEKFDPAQKNFKIVYIGGLSPYRCLPELLGAVEANPALSLTVAGQGQYQEMFADAAKRTSRIDYLGVVPYEKVNGIEKTADILVALYDPVLKNHLYASPNKFFEAMELGKPLLMVEKSGMSNWLTKYGFGAVCGTSEKSIGAGLQQLIDKRQDWAKEANLMRNIYQKEFAWPLMQQRLRHIYASFETK; encoded by the coding sequence ATGAAGATATTGTTTGTGTCGACCGGACACGTCGATGACGATTCAAGATTACTAAAGGAGAGTGCGGCGCTGCAAGCCGCTGGGCATGACGTTACGATTCTTGGCTGGCGCGAAGACCCGCATGGCCGAATGACGACAGATACCTTTGAATTCGATGGTCAGCGTCTGAAGGCAATCTTCACGGGCATCAAGCTGTCGTATTCTTTTAAATATTTTAAGGTTTACGCATTTATGCGGTTTGAGGCCTTTTTGTATCGTTGGCTTCGTAAGCATTTACGCGAGTATGACGCGGTTCAGGCATGTAATGTGCATACGGGATATGTGACGGCCAAGGTCGTAGCGAAGACCAAAACTAAATTTGTTTATGATATCTTTGACTATGCGCCTGACACGAGAAACTATCCGGGATGGTATCGCAAAATGGTCGTTCATTGGGAAAATGTAGCGATGGCGACAGCCGATTGGACGTTAATTTGTTCGGAGGATCGCCGCCGCCAAATTGAACCGGCCAAGCCGAAAAATTTGGCAGTGATCTATAATTCACCGTTAGATAGTCCTATTGCAGCAGATGCCGAGAAATTTGATCCGGCGCAAAAGAATTTTAAAATCGTCTATATTGGCGGGCTGAGTCCATATAGGTGTCTGCCAGAACTATTAGGCGCGGTTGAGGCAAATCCGGCATTATCCTTGACTGTGGCCGGTCAGGGTCAATATCAGGAGATGTTTGCCGACGCCGCAAAACGCACATCACGAATTGACTATTTAGGCGTTGTGCCCTATGAAAAGGTGAATGGCATCGAGAAGACAGCGGATATTTTGGTCGCGCTCTATGATCCGGTGCTTAAGAATCACCTATATGCTTCTCCGAATAAATTTTTTGAAGCTATGGAACTTGGCAAGCCGCTGTTAATGGTCGAGAAATCCGGCATGTCAAATTGGTTAACCAAGTATGGTTTTGGGGCTGTTTGTGGAACCTCTGAGAAGAGCATTGGTGCTGGTCTCCAGCAACTGATCGATAAGCGTCAGGACTGGGCCAAAGAAGCTAATCTGATGCGCAATATCTATCAAAAAGAGTTTGCGTGGCCGCTGATGCAACAGCGGTTACGCCACATTTATGCAAGTTTTGAAACTAAGTGA
- a CDS encoding YveK family protein → MDNLLSMKELMVSLRKNWWLALCTLLVGAVLAGAFAFGMMKPSYSSTALTVINQQKNNTESLSQMLNQNQYDSELLATGKSLFKTAAVFDEASTQLAQKDHLNITSGDLQKQVKVDNEDNSRAFSIHATSKHAKDAALIANEVAAAFQKTVGTITNHTDTVTILAKATPSDVAAGTKPVVLVVIGAIIGFLVGLAWIVLREIKQATIKTKETLVQVAKAPVLGVISAKKL, encoded by the coding sequence ATGGATAACTTATTGAGTATGAAAGAACTAATGGTTTCGCTTCGCAAGAATTGGTGGCTGGCACTTTGCACCTTATTGGTGGGTGCTGTGTTAGCTGGTGCTTTTGCTTTTGGAATGATGAAGCCTTCCTATTCGTCGACGGCGCTAACCGTCATCAATCAGCAAAAAAACAACACCGAGTCCCTTAGCCAGATGCTGAACCAGAATCAATATGATTCGGAGCTGCTGGCCACTGGCAAATCCCTTTTTAAAACAGCTGCAGTTTTTGATGAGGCCTCAACGCAGCTAGCACAAAAAGACCATCTCAATATCACAAGTGGTGATCTTCAAAAGCAGGTTAAAGTTGACAATGAAGACAATTCAAGAGCCTTCTCAATTCATGCAACATCTAAACATGCCAAGGATGCTGCTTTGATCGCAAATGAAGTTGCAGCTGCTTTTCAAAAGACAGTCGGTACGATCACCAACCACACGGACACGGTGACCATTTTGGCAAAGGCGACGCCGAGTGATGTGGCAGCCGGTACGAAACCGGTTGTTTTGGTTGTGATTGGCGCAATAATCGGCTTTTTGGTTGGGTTAGCCTGGATTGTTCTCAGAGAAATCAAACAGGCAACGATCAAGACTAAAGAAACGCTTGTACAGGTCGCCAAAGCACCTGTTCTTGGGGTTATTTCTGCTAAGAAACTGTAA
- a CDS encoding IS30 family transposase — protein MQKQDSTHRQKGQHLTSLERGKVAGFRQAGKSNRWIAAEIGVCPQTINNEIKRGTVDQVKKSNGKRVYHRQYLPEAAQARYETARLSCHRPDKFASVQVFLAWYVQRAKQDKWSPDASIGYAKRHKLFTPEELVCASTLYQYIDDQRLEIRNIDLLEKTKRKTSHQHHTKAKRLAGRSIEERPKVVERRRQFGHWEMDTIVGKRNGKESVILTLIERKTRCQLLRLIEGRDADSVSYALRGIKREWGACIKTITADNGPEFTALNTAFAGTETEIFYAHPYTSCDRGTNEAHNRMIRQDFPKGMSLDDISPSQVQATQDRLNQLPRKQQGYCTPQQNFEAEARRVRRMAQ, from the coding sequence ATGCAGAAACAGGATAGCACACACCGCCAAAAAGGTCAGCACTTAACATCACTCGAGCGCGGAAAAGTGGCCGGATTCCGCCAAGCTGGGAAGTCCAATCGTTGGATTGCTGCTGAAATTGGCGTCTGCCCGCAGACCATTAATAATGAAATCAAGCGAGGTACAGTAGATCAGGTCAAGAAGAGTAATGGCAAGCGCGTCTACCATCGACAATACCTGCCAGAGGCTGCTCAGGCACGTTACGAGACTGCACGCTTGAGCTGCCATCGTCCTGACAAGTTCGCCAGCGTACAGGTCTTCTTAGCCTGGTACGTACAGCGAGCTAAGCAGGACAAATGGTCGCCGGATGCTTCAATCGGCTATGCCAAGCGACACAAGCTGTTTACTCCTGAAGAGCTTGTTTGTGCCTCGACTTTGTACCAGTACATTGACGACCAACGCCTAGAGATTCGAAATATCGACCTGTTGGAGAAGACTAAGCGGAAGACCTCTCACCAGCACCACACCAAGGCTAAGCGCCTGGCTGGCCGCAGTATCGAGGAACGGCCTAAGGTCGTTGAACGACGCAGGCAGTTCGGTCACTGGGAGATGGATACCATTGTCGGTAAACGCAATGGCAAGGAGAGCGTCATCTTGACTCTGATTGAGCGCAAGACCCGTTGCCAACTTCTCCGCTTGATCGAAGGACGAGATGCAGACTCTGTGAGCTATGCATTGCGTGGAATCAAGCGCGAATGGGGAGCTTGCATCAAGACCATCACAGCCGACAACGGACCCGAGTTCACCGCCTTAAATACTGCTTTTGCTGGGACGGAAACTGAGATCTTCTACGCCCATCCTTACACGTCCTGCGACCGTGGCACCAACGAGGCACATAACCGGATGATCCGCCAGGACTTCCCTAAGGGCATGTCCCTAGATGACATTAGCCCTAGTCAAGTGCAGGCCACGCAAGACCGCTTGAATCAGTTGCCTCGCAAACAACAGGGCTACTGCACACCCCAGCAAAACTTTGAGGCCGAAGCTCGGCGCGTTCGCCGCATGGCCCAGTAG
- a CDS encoding EpsG family protein encodes MAFYLGLFAIMIIFMLLGRVTMSSVWAWLGVIMLTLVAGLRYETGNDFLPYKTIYAGDYSAGQVEPGFLLLRNIFNGLHAPFWLFLLAWATVTLVLFYFFAREYFRPAIIPIAYYMSRFFFMRDMGQIRASLVCVTCMLALKFVYDEKPLPFVLIVGLSATIHISALFFLLIYPFWLLFRKINFKWVIGFLALGAAVGFVAPKILSVIIVHTLPRYAPYVTNASYLSSGLFDPVTLMQVLICVTGFYILKRGMIADTLIGGSAKFKFLMIVYLFATLTLLSLSQLSTIGGRLSTIGTTTETIVLPTIVFSIMPKRTRTLAMVGVCGVIFVLIFLISGAYKTFIPYQMAF; translated from the coding sequence GTGGCTTTTTATTTAGGTCTCTTTGCAATTATGATCATTTTCATGCTACTCGGACGTGTCACAATGTCGTCTGTCTGGGCATGGCTAGGTGTTATAATGCTCACGCTGGTTGCCGGATTACGCTATGAAACCGGTAACGATTTTTTGCCATACAAGACCATTTATGCAGGTGATTATTCGGCAGGGCAGGTTGAACCTGGATTTTTGCTTTTACGAAATATTTTTAACGGATTGCATGCCCCTTTTTGGCTTTTTTTACTGGCATGGGCAACAGTGACCTTAGTGCTGTTTTATTTCTTTGCAAGGGAATATTTCCGTCCGGCAATCATTCCGATTGCTTACTACATGAGCCGCTTTTTCTTCATGCGGGATATGGGACAGATTCGGGCTTCGCTTGTCTGCGTGACCTGTATGCTGGCATTAAAGTTTGTATATGACGAGAAGCCGCTTCCTTTTGTACTGATTGTTGGCTTGTCGGCTACGATCCATATTTCAGCGTTGTTCTTCTTGTTAATTTACCCATTCTGGTTACTGTTCCGTAAAATCAACTTTAAATGGGTGATCGGATTCTTAGCCCTTGGTGCAGCTGTGGGCTTCGTTGCACCTAAGATTCTGAGTGTCATTATTGTCCACACGTTACCGAGATATGCACCTTATGTGACAAACGCGAGTTATCTCTCGTCGGGTTTATTTGATCCGGTGACGCTCATGCAGGTATTGATCTGCGTCACAGGATTCTATATCTTAAAGCGTGGTATGATTGCGGATACCTTAATTGGCGGAAGCGCTAAGTTTAAATTCTTGATGATTGTATACTTATTTGCCACCCTGACGCTGTTGTCACTTTCGCAGTTATCAACCATTGGGGGCCGTCTGTCGACTATTGGTACAACGACCGAGACGATTGTGCTGCCAACGATTGTGTTTTCGATTATGCCAAAACGGACGCGGACTTTGGCGATGGTTGGTGTGTGCGGTGTGATCTTCGTCCTCATTTTCTTAATCAGTGGGGCCTATAAGACGTTTATTCCTTACCAGATGGCGTTTTAG
- a CDS encoding IS30 family transposase — protein MQKQDSTHRQKGQHLTSLERGKVAGFRQAGKSNRWIAAEIGVCPQTINNEIKRGTVDQVKKSNGKRVYHRQYLPEAAQARYETARLSCHRPDKFASVQVFLAWYVQRAKQDKWSPDASIGYAKRHKLFTPEELVCASTLYQYIDDQRLEIRNIDLLEKTKRKTSHQHHTKAKRLAGRSIEERPKVVERRRQFGHWEMDTIVGKRNGKESVILTLIERKTRCQLLRLIEGRDADSVSYALRGIKREWGACIKTITADNGPEFTALNTAFAGTETEIFYAHPYTSCDRGTNEAHNRMIRQDFPKGMSLDDISPSQVQATQDRLNQLPRKQQGYCTPQQNFEAEARRVRRMAQ, from the coding sequence ATGCAGAAACAGGATAGCACACACCGCCAAAAAGGTCAGCACTTAACATCACTCGAGCGCGGAAAAGTGGCCGGATTCCGCCAAGCTGGGAAGTCCAATCGTTGGATTGCTGCTGAAATTGGCGTCTGCCCGCAGACCATTAATAATGAAATCAAGCGAGGTACAGTAGATCAGGTCAAGAAGAGTAATGGCAAGCGCGTCTACCATCGACAATACCTGCCAGAGGCTGCTCAGGCACGTTACGAGACTGCACGCTTGAGCTGCCATCGTCCTGACAAGTTCGCCAGCGTACAGGTCTTCTTAGCCTGGTACGTACAGCGAGCTAAGCAGGACAAATGGTCGCCGGATGCTTCGATCGGCTATGCCAAGCGACACAAGCTGTTTACTCCTGAAGAGCTTGTTTGTGCCTCGACTTTGTACCAGTACATTGACGACCAACGCCTAGAGATTCGAAATATCGACCTGTTGGAGAAGACTAAGCGGAAGACCTCTCACCAGCACCACACCAAGGCTAAGCGCCTGGCTGGCCGCAGTATCGAGGAACGGCCTAAGGTCGTTGAACGACGCAGGCAGTTCGGTCACTGGGAGATGGATACCATTGTCGGTAAACGCAATGGCAAGGAGAGCGTCATCTTGACTCTGATTGAGCGCAAGACCCGTTGCCAACTTCTCCGCTTGATCGAAGGACGAGATGCAGACTCTGTGAGCTATGCATTGCGTGGAATCAAGCGCGAATGGGGAGCTTGCATCAAGACCATCACAGCCGACAACGGACCCGAGTTCACCGCCTTAAATACTGCTTTTGCTGGGACGGAAACTGAGATCTTCTACGCCCATCCTTACACGTCCTGCGACCGTGGCACCAACGAGGCACATAACCGGATGATCCGCCAGGACTTCCCTAAGGGCATGTCCCTAGATGACATTAGCCCTAGTCAAGTGCAGGCCACGCAAGACCGCTTGAATCAGTTGCCTCGCAAACAACAGGGCTACTGCACACCCCAGCAAAACTTTGAGGCCGAAGCTCGGCGCGTTCGCCGCATGGCCCAGTAG
- a CDS encoding GW dipeptide domain-containing protein has translation MGKKEKKMKNKLFWASAAIASSILFSQLVLGTPVSAADEGTGANAQTSQTSQGQTVSFHDMNEHSNFGNTTVPSANTTAGVRSFSSAQAAGATLQAAPQSNVQAFAAKAQTMMSFTIGDQSVPRTDVVDVASYQGWMNQDSFNTLHSLGVRGAVVKASEGTSYQNPFAASQIQYARNAGMTVSAYHYSHFGSSAEAVAEANFFANTLDKLNVGKEVNVVADVEGSDVSGDVGASLNAFWQTLNQRGYTHHVLYTGKYYTYSNAAIGTVGKNRTWVADYPYTPSANSMWNQDFGAWQYSSLAYLPGASKPVDVSVDYTGLFTQPNAATPPAPSYDPILSNKSVSYDVTIVNQDTRKDGIYFDAPYHTSASTAISNFNGVNYNNQNVHVQAETVTSRSTYLQVKAQDGKVFWIDKNGTAQFSFDSIVSQQTVDYPATIQQQGRGDGIYTAGPYHTSAATSGGNSDATKYDGQKVQVIAEATTSRAGGTTYAQVRLADGQTFWIDKRGLQTGDNSGYDKILLKKSVSYLAIVDQSHRADGLYANGPYHTSAITAIGNDNAKSLNGQLVQVLTEATTSRSTHSTYVQIRLANGQTYWTDKLALTSFSSLSPILSTNNVNYDATINQKDRVDGLYSDGPYHTSISTLVGNDNAKQYDGQKVHASVEQKTDRGTYVKVQFTDGHVYWIDKGGLTVK, from the coding sequence ATGGGGAAAAAGGAGAAAAAAATGAAGAATAAGTTATTTTGGGCATCTGCGGCGATTGCATCGTCAATACTGTTTTCGCAGCTTGTTTTAGGAACACCGGTGTCTGCAGCTGATGAAGGCACAGGTGCAAACGCCCAAACAAGTCAGACGAGTCAGGGTCAAACCGTATCGTTTCACGATATGAACGAACATTCTAATTTTGGTAATACTACTGTTCCCAGTGCCAATACGACAGCAGGTGTGCGGTCATTTTCAAGTGCACAAGCTGCGGGAGCAACATTACAGGCAGCACCGCAATCGAATGTGCAGGCGTTTGCAGCCAAAGCACAGACAATGATGAGCTTTACCATTGGGGATCAATCAGTTCCACGAACAGATGTTGTAGATGTCGCCTCTTATCAAGGGTGGATGAATCAAGACAGTTTTAATACCCTCCATTCGTTGGGCGTCAGAGGTGCCGTTGTTAAAGCCTCAGAAGGTACGTCTTATCAAAATCCATTTGCGGCATCGCAGATTCAATATGCGCGTAACGCGGGCATGACTGTTTCGGCTTACCACTATAGCCACTTCGGTTCAAGTGCCGAAGCAGTGGCTGAAGCTAATTTTTTTGCCAATACACTTGATAAGCTGAATGTCGGTAAAGAAGTCAATGTTGTTGCCGATGTCGAAGGTTCCGATGTAAGTGGGGATGTCGGGGCGAGTTTAAATGCATTCTGGCAGACACTTAATCAGCGCGGTTATACGCATCATGTATTGTATACCGGTAAGTATTATACTTACTCGAATGCTGCCATTGGGACAGTCGGTAAGAACCGGACATGGGTTGCGGACTATCCGTATACGCCGAGCGCTAACTCGATGTGGAATCAAGATTTTGGTGCATGGCAGTATTCTTCATTAGCGTATTTGCCTGGAGCATCTAAACCAGTCGATGTTTCAGTTGATTACACGGGTCTGTTTACGCAACCGAATGCAGCTACTCCGCCAGCACCTTCTTATGACCCGATTTTGTCAAACAAATCCGTCAGCTATGATGTCACTATTGTTAATCAGGATACCCGTAAAGACGGCATTTATTTTGATGCACCGTATCATACCAGTGCTTCAACTGCTATTTCTAACTTTAATGGTGTCAATTACAACAATCAGAATGTTCACGTACAAGCTGAAACAGTTACATCGCGTAGCACTTATCTCCAAGTTAAAGCCCAAGATGGCAAAGTTTTCTGGATTGATAAGAATGGTACCGCACAATTTTCGTTTGACAGCATTGTTTCGCAACAGACAGTGGACTATCCGGCCACAATTCAGCAACAAGGGCGCGGTGACGGCATTTATACAGCTGGTCCTTACCATACCTCTGCCGCAACATCTGGTGGTAACAGTGATGCAACTAAGTATGACGGCCAAAAGGTTCAGGTTATTGCTGAAGCTACTACCAGCAGAGCTGGCGGCACGACTTATGCCCAGGTACGTTTAGCTGATGGGCAGACCTTCTGGATTGATAAGCGTGGTTTGCAAACCGGCGATAATTCAGGGTATGACAAGATTCTTCTTAAGAAATCCGTAAGCTATCTTGCTATCGTTGATCAAAGTCATCGTGCTGACGGGTTGTATGCAAACGGTCCTTATCACACCTCAGCTATAACCGCAATCGGTAATGACAATGCTAAGTCATTAAACGGTCAGTTGGTTCAAGTGCTTACCGAAGCAACGACTTCTCGTTCAACGCATTCGACATATGTACAGATTCGTTTAGCAAACGGCCAGACTTACTGGACGGATAAACTCGCTCTTACAAGCTTCTCGTCATTAAGTCCGATTCTTTCAACGAATAATGTTAATTATGATGCAACGATCAATCAAAAGGACCGTGTAGATGGTCTTTACAGTGATGGACCGTATCATACCAGCATCAGCACACTTGTCGGTAACGATAATGCCAAACAATATGACGGTCAAAAAGTTCATGCCTCGGTTGAACAAAAGACCGATCGCGGAACCTATGTCAAGGTTCAGTTTACTGATGGACATGTCTATTGGATTGATAAAGGCGGCTTAACCGTTAAATAG
- a CDS encoding glycosyltransferase family 2 protein, with product MNYQLSIVIPVFNSEAYLPRLFKSLGTIPPSVEVVLVNNGSTDNSARLLQRYHESHANSSLIDEVHGGVAFARNAGLERAHGQYIWFVDADDTLRPNAINRILKVINDIDFDLLIFDYRSLTEQDAASPDDQVPKTAQKADLAAVLHEMLTGAHDPIGGFPHNKIFARSLIGADRFPDFKSAEDMAFFVPILFRAKHIYRLHKTLYDYYQHANSIVHKIRADKLIDYAKVMDLVEQRLRSNGTAPKNDVDEYILRRRLSIYFQNLAEAKDPWVKKHIRKKMKQYSWKQLLSFSHDKKLMVKILLYKFRILDVFPFLLKYFY from the coding sequence ATGAACTACCAACTGAGTATCGTCATTCCGGTATTTAATAGTGAAGCGTATTTACCGCGCCTTTTTAAAAGTTTAGGTACAATTCCGCCAAGCGTGGAAGTTGTGCTCGTTAATAATGGTTCTACCGATAATAGCGCTAGGCTGCTTCAGCGTTACCATGAAAGCCACGCGAATAGTTCATTGATTGATGAAGTCCATGGCGGTGTCGCATTTGCGCGTAATGCTGGTCTTGAACGGGCCCACGGTCAATATATCTGGTTTGTGGACGCTGATGATACACTTCGGCCCAACGCCATCAATAGAATTCTAAAAGTTATTAATGACATTGATTTTGACCTACTGATTTTTGACTATCGTTCATTAACTGAGCAGGATGCCGCTTCACCTGACGATCAAGTGCCAAAGACTGCGCAGAAGGCCGATTTAGCTGCAGTTCTCCATGAAATGCTGACTGGAGCGCATGATCCGATTGGAGGCTTTCCGCATAACAAGATTTTTGCAAGGAGTCTAATTGGAGCAGATCGTTTCCCCGATTTTAAATCTGCCGAAGATATGGCTTTTTTTGTCCCGATTTTGTTTCGTGCCAAGCATATTTACCGATTACACAAAACTTTGTATGATTACTATCAGCATGCCAATTCCATTGTGCATAAAATCAGGGCAGACAAACTGATAGATTATGCTAAGGTTATGGATTTGGTTGAACAGCGACTTCGTTCAAATGGCACAGCTCCTAAGAACGATGTTGATGAGTACATACTCCGCAGGCGGCTGTCGATTTATTTTCAAAATCTTGCCGAAGCAAAGGATCCATGGGTTAAGAAGCATATTCGCAAAAAAATGAAGCAGTACTCTTGGAAACAACTGCTATCATTCAGCCACGACAAAAAATTGATGGTCAAAATATTACTATATAAATTCAGAATATTAGATGTTTTCCCGTTCTTGTTAAAATACTTCTATTAG